In Agromyces sp. 3263, a single genomic region encodes these proteins:
- a CDS encoding stage II sporulation protein M, with product MDLDALASARHDDWERLDVLSRSSRLDGRGADELIERYQHAASDLSLVQTTAGSTALGDRLSVSLARARLRFTGTPENPLRQFTRFATLSLPAALYRLRWITLAVAVVTVVVAALYAWWVGGDPRVLATIGTEAELRQLAEEGFVSYYSENPAASFAGSVWTNNAWIAAQCVAFGILGVWVPWVILQNAQNLGITAAVMFAYDEADTFFLYIAPHGLLELTCVFVAAAAGLRIFWAWVAPGPRPRGVALAEDARSLFTVAIGLVFFLFVSGLIEGFVTPAPWPWPVKIGIGVLALAGFLAYMLVLGGRARRAGETGDLVEFDAGANRIVAG from the coding sequence ATGGACCTCGACGCGCTCGCCTCCGCCCGCCACGACGACTGGGAGCGCCTCGACGTGCTCTCGCGATCGTCTCGGCTCGACGGTCGAGGTGCCGACGAGCTCATCGAGCGGTACCAGCACGCGGCATCCGATCTCTCGCTCGTGCAGACGACGGCCGGCTCGACGGCCCTCGGAGATCGCCTCTCGGTGAGCCTGGCCCGGGCTCGACTCCGGTTCACCGGCACGCCCGAGAACCCGCTTCGCCAGTTCACCCGGTTCGCGACCCTCAGCCTTCCGGCCGCCCTCTACCGGCTGCGCTGGATCACGCTCGCCGTCGCGGTGGTCACCGTCGTGGTCGCGGCGCTCTACGCCTGGTGGGTCGGCGGCGACCCACGGGTGCTCGCGACGATCGGCACCGAGGCCGAGCTGCGCCAGCTCGCCGAGGAGGGATTCGTCTCCTACTACTCGGAGAATCCCGCCGCATCCTTCGCGGGCTCCGTCTGGACGAACAACGCCTGGATCGCGGCGCAGTGCGTCGCCTTCGGCATCCTCGGGGTGTGGGTGCCGTGGGTCATCCTGCAGAACGCGCAGAACCTCGGCATCACGGCCGCCGTGATGTTCGCCTACGACGAGGCCGACACCTTCTTCCTGTATATCGCGCCGCACGGGCTGCTCGAGCTCACGTGCGTCTTCGTCGCCGCCGCGGCCGGTCTCCGCATCTTCTGGGCCTGGGTGGCGCCCGGACCGCGGCCGCGCGGGGTGGCGCTCGCCGAGGACGCCCGCTCGCTGTTCACCGTCGCCATCGGCCTCGTGTTCTTCCTCTTCGTGTCCGGGCTCATCGAGGGTTTCGTGACGCCGGCACCGTGGCCGTGGCCGGTGAAGATCGGCATCGGCGTGCTCGCGCTCGCGGGGTTCCTCGCCTACATGCTCGTGCTCGGCGGTCGCGCCCGGCGGGCGGGGGAGACCGGCGACCTCGTCGAGTTCGACGCGGGCGCGAACCGCATCGTGGCGGGCTGA
- a CDS encoding phosphomannomutase/phosphoglucomutase produces the protein MNPAAPSDARARLDAIVKAYDVRGIVGEGLTEQSVEALGAGFVDEVGAAGDRLVVGHDMRDSSPGFAAAFARGATRRGADVVALGLCSTDETYFASGSMNAPAAMFTASHNPAAYNGIKFSRAGAQGISLDTGLAAIRDRAGDYLDEGITDAAEPGSIEQVDVLADYAAYLRSLVDLTGIRPMKVVVDAGNGMGGLTVPAVLGKAAGLPALPLEIVPLYFELDGTFPNHEANPLEPANLVDLQRAVVEHGADLGLAFDGDADRCFVVDEQGGAVGPSAVAAIVALREIARVRAAGEDDITVLHNLITSRFVPEAIEEAGATAVRTRVGHSLIKDRMKETGAVFGGEHSAHYYFRDFWGADNGMLAAMHVLAEFGSQDAPLSQLGARYMPYALSGEINSTVDDVPAAYTRIVEAFTGRAEFDELDGLTVDGITPESEPFWWFNVRPSNTEPLLRLNVEGGDVATMTAIRDEVLALIRG, from the coding sequence ATGAACCCGGCAGCACCATCCGACGCTCGAGCGCGCCTCGACGCCATCGTCAAGGCCTACGACGTCCGCGGCATCGTGGGCGAGGGGCTCACCGAGCAGAGCGTCGAGGCGCTCGGTGCCGGCTTCGTCGACGAGGTCGGGGCGGCCGGTGACCGTCTCGTCGTCGGCCACGACATGCGCGACTCCTCGCCGGGGTTCGCTGCCGCGTTCGCCCGCGGCGCGACCCGCCGAGGTGCCGACGTCGTGGCGCTCGGCCTGTGCTCCACCGACGAGACCTACTTCGCCTCCGGCTCCATGAACGCGCCCGCCGCCATGTTCACCGCCAGCCACAACCCCGCCGCGTACAACGGCATCAAGTTCTCGCGTGCCGGCGCGCAGGGCATCTCGCTCGACACGGGCCTCGCCGCGATCCGCGACCGGGCCGGCGACTACCTCGACGAGGGCATCACTGATGCCGCGGAGCCCGGCTCGATCGAGCAGGTCGACGTGCTCGCCGACTACGCCGCCTACCTCCGGTCGCTCGTCGACCTCACGGGCATCCGCCCCATGAAGGTCGTCGTCGACGCAGGCAACGGCATGGGCGGACTCACGGTGCCCGCCGTCCTCGGCAAGGCGGCAGGGCTCCCGGCGCTCCCGCTCGAGATCGTCCCGCTCTACTTCGAGCTCGACGGCACGTTCCCCAACCACGAGGCCAACCCGCTCGAGCCCGCGAACCTCGTCGACCTGCAGCGGGCCGTGGTCGAGCACGGCGCCGACCTCGGACTCGCGTTCGACGGCGACGCCGATCGCTGCTTCGTCGTGGACGAGCAGGGCGGAGCCGTCGGGCCGTCGGCCGTCGCTGCGATCGTGGCCCTGCGGGAGATCGCCCGCGTGCGCGCGGCTGGCGAAGACGACATCACGGTGCTGCACAACCTCATCACGTCTCGGTTCGTGCCCGAGGCCATCGAGGAGGCTGGAGCGACGGCCGTCCGCACCCGCGTCGGCCACTCGCTCATCAAGGACCGCATGAAGGAGACCGGCGCCGTGTTCGGCGGCGAGCACTCCGCGCACTACTACTTCCGCGACTTCTGGGGCGCCGACAACGGCATGCTCGCGGCGATGCACGTGCTCGCCGAGTTCGGATCGCAGGACGCGCCACTCTCGCAGCTGGGTGCGCGCTACATGCCGTACGCACTCTCGGGAGAGATCAACTCCACCGTCGACGACGTTCCCGCCGCCTACACCCGCATCGTCGAGGCGTTCACGGGCCGGGCCGAGTTCGACGAGCTCGACGGTCTCACGGTCGACGGCATCACGCCCGAGAGCGAGCCGTTCTGGTGGTTCAACGTGCGCCCGTCGAACACCGAGCCGCTCCTGCGTCTCAACGTCGAGGGCGGCGACGTGGCGACCATGACGGCCATCCGCGACGAGGTGCTCGCGCTCATCCGCGGCTGA
- a CDS encoding WhiB family transcriptional regulator, with amino-acid sequence MGNPEYRSGVPDDWFVDPVRLGVPGVRQGTGDDNPLAWQSDALCAQTDPEAFFPEKGGSTRDAKKICTGCEVRGECLEYALSNDERFGIWGGLSERERRKLRKRAV; translated from the coding sequence ATGGGCAATCCTGAATATCGTTCTGGAGTACCTGACGATTGGTTCGTCGATCCGGTGAGGCTGGGCGTGCCGGGGGTTCGGCAGGGCACTGGCGACGACAATCCGCTGGCATGGCAGAGCGACGCACTGTGTGCGCAAACCGATCCGGAGGCGTTCTTCCCCGAGAAGGGCGGCTCCACACGCGATGCGAAGAAGATCTGCACCGGCTGTGAAGTGCGCGGGGAGTGCCTCGAGTACGCCCTGTCGAACGACGAGCGGTTCGGCATCTGGGGCGGGCTCTCCGAGCGCGAGCGCCGCAAGCTCCGCAAGCGCGCGGTCTGA
- a CDS encoding RDD family protein — MAPATDSRSRAARFDDEALVTGEAVALDVRPASALIRAGGAAIDVLLSVILILLVLLALAGLSLDQAAFRAILIATIVVCIVVLPTAVETATRGRSLGKLALGLRVVRDDGGAIGLRHAFIRALTGVIEIYLTFGGLAVLVGFLDPSSKRLGDILAGTHSQVERVPKLPSAAFGVPPELVGWSATADVARLPDPLARRVASFFANVDHLMPESRARVATMLAQQVSAFVSPLPDAAPERFLAAVVALRRERELAALKLADARLAALAPTLTATRVGFPER, encoded by the coding sequence ATGGCCCCCGCGACGGACTCCCGCAGCCGGGCGGCCCGGTTCGACGATGAGGCGCTGGTCACCGGCGAGGCGGTCGCCCTCGACGTCAGGCCGGCGAGCGCGCTCATCCGAGCGGGCGGGGCGGCGATCGACGTGCTGCTCTCGGTGATCCTCATCCTCCTCGTGCTGCTCGCCCTCGCCGGCCTCTCCCTCGACCAGGCTGCGTTCCGCGCGATCCTCATCGCCACGATCGTGGTGTGCATCGTCGTGCTCCCCACCGCCGTCGAGACCGCCACCCGCGGACGATCCCTCGGCAAGCTGGCGCTCGGCCTCCGGGTGGTGCGCGACGACGGCGGCGCGATCGGACTGCGCCATGCGTTCATCCGCGCCCTCACCGGGGTGATCGAGATCTACCTGACGTTCGGCGGGCTCGCGGTGCTCGTCGGCTTCCTCGACCCCTCGTCGAAGCGGCTGGGCGACATCCTCGCGGGCACGCACTCCCAGGTCGAGCGGGTGCCCAAGCTGCCGTCTGCAGCGTTCGGCGTGCCGCCCGAGTTGGTGGGCTGGTCGGCGACCGCCGATGTGGCCCGGCTGCCCGATCCGCTTGCGCGACGGGTGGCGTCCTTCTTCGCCAACGTCGACCACCTCATGCCCGAGAGCCGCGCGCGCGTCGCGACGATGCTCGCGCAGCAGGTGTCGGCCTTCGTGTCACCGCTCCCCGATGCCGCTCCCGAGCGATTCCTGGCTGCGGTCGTCGCGCTGCGGCGGGAACGCGAGCTGGCGGCACTGAAGCTCGCCGACGCGCGGCTCGCGGCTCTCGCGCCCACCCTCACGGCGACCCGGGTCGGGTTCCCCGAGCGATGA
- a CDS encoding glycosyltransferase, which produces MFPRVTAVLVVRHGGDRLAQTLDAIRAQARTPDSLVVVLSQADADADARAQAAAAGASHVVELQEPLAFGEAIRAGERVLETPASDADALWLLPDDAAPEPEALAALVATLETGKSVALAGPKLMGWDEPDRITSLGRTITQLGRSVPIVADELDQGQHDGLSDVLGLDPAGLLVRHTVWQALSGFDPALPSADDALDLGVRARLSGHRVAAVPAARVRFGGSGVAGLPLDGRARTRRRNTRVARAAQLHRRLVYAPAPAVPLHWLTFLPLALLRSVRLLLVKQPGAIPGEFGAAIATMFSGMRVSRARRVLKSARTAKWSAIAPLRMQADELRRRRQAATEERRNRARGRSQELQFIGTGGGWVLLATAAASVGLFSWLIGSGGVGGGGLLPLSGVPGLWQNAAYGWRDVNTGFVGAADPFNGALAVLGTLTFWSPSFAMVLLWLVALPAAAIGAWFAASRLTERGSLRAVAALAWAAAPPFLSALADGRPGPVLAHVLLGWLAFAVFGAATSWAAAATASLLFAAVIAAAPSLAPALVVGWIVVLAVSGRAAVRLVGLPIPALALALPLIVEQVRLGTALGLVADPGPPVDGSIPTAGQLALGWPAGGWGGWDELVESFTSLEPWMVAGALAPLVIAALCSVFAPGWRRGVLALGTVLLGYATAVAASHLSVAAVGAESVPVWAGAGMSLAWLGLVLAAIAALDALRRGGGAVGWVVAAFSLAAVLPLSYAIAVDVVPLAPATERALPAYVVAQAENDPRVTTLLMQPQADGGMRSTLERGIGPTLDDQSTLAQTRTDPTADQEQLAEVAGNLASRSGSDPEAAMREFGASFVLLAPAPGDGREAIQTETRARVALDANAALVPVGETEYGTLWRFAGAEADAAAARIPADAGGWPAGVITAVQLIVIGGTLLLSIPTGAGREADRRPVRRRPSRRRPPKTGAAVTAVPTDDTPADEAIAGEAPADEAPADEAAADGAAPDEAAPDESAAGQQVEREADDGGGVDDVEGGAPDQVSPDLADASDAPTDADRTPRGADHAS; this is translated from the coding sequence ATGTTCCCCAGAGTCACCGCCGTCCTCGTCGTTCGTCACGGCGGCGACCGCCTCGCGCAGACCCTCGACGCGATCCGCGCCCAGGCGCGCACACCCGACTCCCTCGTCGTCGTCCTGTCCCAAGCGGATGCGGATGCGGATGCGCGAGCGCAGGCCGCGGCGGCGGGCGCGTCGCATGTGGTCGAGCTCCAGGAGCCGCTCGCGTTCGGCGAGGCGATCCGGGCGGGCGAGCGGGTGCTCGAGACCCCCGCCTCCGATGCCGATGCGCTCTGGCTGCTTCCCGACGACGCCGCGCCCGAGCCCGAAGCGCTGGCGGCACTCGTCGCGACGCTCGAGACGGGCAAGTCCGTCGCACTCGCCGGCCCGAAGCTGATGGGCTGGGACGAACCCGATCGCATCACGTCGCTCGGACGGACGATCACCCAGCTGGGCCGGAGCGTGCCCATCGTCGCCGACGAGCTGGACCAGGGCCAGCACGATGGGCTGAGCGACGTGCTCGGGCTCGATCCCGCCGGCCTCCTCGTGCGGCACACGGTCTGGCAGGCACTCAGCGGATTCGACCCGGCGCTGCCATCGGCCGACGATGCGCTCGATCTCGGCGTGCGCGCGCGGCTGTCCGGTCACCGGGTCGCCGCCGTCCCGGCCGCGAGGGTGCGCTTCGGCGGCTCCGGCGTCGCCGGTCTGCCGCTCGACGGGCGAGCGCGAACCCGGCGACGGAACACCCGCGTCGCCCGAGCCGCCCAGCTGCATCGACGACTCGTGTACGCGCCCGCGCCGGCAGTGCCCCTGCACTGGCTGACCTTCCTGCCACTGGCGCTCCTCCGTTCCGTGCGGCTGCTCCTCGTCAAGCAGCCGGGCGCGATCCCCGGCGAGTTCGGCGCCGCGATCGCCACCATGTTCTCCGGTATGCGCGTGTCCCGCGCGCGGCGGGTGCTCAAGTCCGCGCGAACGGCCAAGTGGTCGGCGATCGCACCGCTCCGCATGCAGGCCGACGAGCTCCGCCGACGCCGTCAGGCGGCCACCGAGGAGCGCCGCAATCGCGCCAGGGGTCGCTCCCAGGAGCTCCAGTTCATCGGCACGGGCGGTGGATGGGTGCTGCTCGCGACGGCCGCGGCATCTGTCGGCCTCTTCTCATGGCTCATCGGCTCGGGCGGCGTGGGCGGCGGCGGACTGCTGCCCCTGTCGGGCGTGCCCGGCCTGTGGCAGAACGCCGCCTACGGGTGGCGCGACGTCAACACCGGCTTCGTGGGGGCGGCGGATCCGTTCAACGGTGCGCTCGCCGTGCTCGGAACCCTGACGTTCTGGTCGCCGTCGTTCGCGATGGTGCTGCTGTGGCTCGTCGCGCTTCCCGCAGCGGCGATCGGCGCTTGGTTCGCCGCCTCACGACTCACCGAGCGAGGCTCGCTGCGCGCGGTCGCGGCGCTCGCCTGGGCCGCCGCACCGCCGTTCCTGTCGGCGCTGGCGGACGGACGACCGGGGCCGGTGCTGGCCCACGTCCTGCTCGGCTGGCTCGCGTTCGCCGTCTTCGGCGCCGCTACCTCATGGGCCGCGGCGGCGACGGCCTCGTTGCTCTTCGCGGCCGTCATCGCGGCCGCCCCCAGCCTCGCGCCTGCGCTCGTCGTCGGATGGATCGTCGTCCTCGCCGTCAGCGGCCGTGCCGCCGTGCGCCTGGTCGGGCTTCCCATCCCGGCGCTGGCGCTCGCCCTGCCCCTCATCGTCGAGCAGGTGCGCCTCGGCACGGCGCTCGGTCTGGTCGCCGATCCCGGCCCGCCCGTCGATGGATCGATCCCGACCGCCGGGCAGCTCGCGCTCGGGTGGCCCGCCGGGGGATGGGGCGGGTGGGACGAGCTCGTCGAGTCGTTCACGTCGCTCGAACCGTGGATGGTCGCGGGCGCGCTCGCGCCGCTCGTGATCGCCGCGCTCTGCTCGGTCTTCGCCCCCGGTTGGCGTCGCGGGGTGCTCGCGCTCGGCACGGTGCTGCTCGGCTACGCGACGGCCGTCGCGGCGTCGCATCTGTCGGTGGCGGCCGTCGGTGCCGAGTCGGTTCCGGTGTGGGCCGGAGCCGGCATGAGCCTCGCATGGCTCGGCCTCGTGCTCGCGGCGATCGCGGCGCTCGACGCGCTCCGGCGAGGTGGCGGCGCCGTCGGTTGGGTGGTGGCCGCTTTCAGCCTCGCAGCGGTGCTGCCGCTCTCATACGCGATCGCCGTCGACGTCGTGCCGCTCGCGCCCGCGACCGAGCGAGCCCTGCCGGCGTACGTCGTGGCCCAGGCCGAGAACGATCCCAGGGTGACGACGCTGCTCATGCAGCCGCAGGCGGACGGCGGCATGCGCTCCACGCTGGAGCGCGGCATCGGCCCCACCCTCGATGACCAGTCGACCCTCGCGCAGACCAGGACGGACCCGACCGCCGACCAGGAGCAGCTCGCCGAGGTCGCGGGGAACCTCGCCTCCCGCAGCGGATCCGATCCCGAAGCGGCGATGCGCGAGTTCGGCGCCTCCTTCGTATTGCTGGCCCCGGCTCCAGGCGACGGCCGCGAGGCGATCCAGACGGAGACGCGGGCCCGCGTCGCACTCGACGCGAACGCCGCGCTCGTTCCCGTCGGCGAGACGGAGTACGGCACGCTGTGGCGATTCGCCGGAGCCGAGGCGGATGCCGCGGCGGCGCGCATCCCGGCTGACGCGGGGGGCTGGCCGGCCGGCGTCATCACCGCGGTGCAGCTCATCGTCATCGGCGGCACCCTCCTGCTCTCCATCCCGACGGGTGCCGGTCGCGAGGCGGATCGGCGGCCGGTGCGTCGTCGTCCGTCCCGGCGCCGACCCCCGAAGACCGGCGCTGCGGTGACCGCCGTGCCAACGGATGACACGCCCGCCGACGAGGCAATCGCAGGCGAGGCGCCCGCCGACGAGGCGCCCGCCGACGAGGCGGCCGCCGATGGAGCAGCCCCCGATGAGGCAGCCCCCGACGAGTCAGCCGCAGGTCAGCAGGTCGAACGCGAGGCGGACGACGGGGGCGGAGTCGACGACGTCGAAGGAGGGGCGCCCGACCAGGTGTCTCCCGATCTCGCCGATGCATCCGACGCGCCGACGGATGCCGACCGCACTCCCCGAGGAGCCGACCATGCGTCTTGA
- the galE gene encoding UDP-glucose 4-epimerase GalE has translation MSWLVTGGAGYIGAHVVRAFAEQGIDTVVVDDLSSGRHGFLPQGAAFVHGTILDGPQLEATMKRYDVQGVVHLAGFKYAGVSVKRPLHTYQQNVTGTATLLAAMEASTVEKIVFSSSAAVYGTPDVDLVTEDTPKRPESPYGESKLIGEWLLADQARATGLAHTSLRYFNVVGSGTSEVFDASPHNLFPLVFDALLDGRTPRINGDDYPTPDGTCVRDYIHVADLAAAHVVAAQRLDAGEPIEQVYNLGSGDGVSVGEIMRAVAEVTGIDFTPEIAARREGDPARIVASGDLAARDLDWRMRHSLTQMVESAWEARRAASDA, from the coding sequence ATGAGCTGGCTGGTCACCGGAGGCGCCGGATACATCGGCGCGCACGTCGTTCGGGCGTTCGCCGAGCAGGGCATCGACACGGTCGTGGTGGACGACCTCTCGTCGGGGCGGCACGGGTTCCTCCCGCAGGGCGCGGCGTTCGTGCACGGCACGATCCTCGACGGACCGCAGCTCGAGGCCACGATGAAGCGCTACGACGTCCAGGGCGTGGTGCACCTCGCCGGATTCAAGTACGCGGGCGTCTCCGTGAAGCGACCCCTGCACACGTACCAGCAGAATGTCACCGGCACCGCGACCCTCCTCGCGGCGATGGAGGCCAGCACGGTCGAGAAGATCGTCTTCTCCTCGAGCGCCGCCGTCTACGGCACGCCCGACGTCGACCTCGTCACCGAGGACACCCCGAAGCGTCCCGAGTCGCCCTACGGCGAGTCCAAGCTCATCGGCGAATGGCTCCTGGCCGACCAGGCCCGCGCGACCGGGCTCGCGCACACGAGCCTGCGCTACTTCAACGTGGTCGGCTCCGGCACGTCCGAGGTCTTCGACGCGAGCCCCCACAATCTCTTCCCCCTCGTGTTCGACGCGCTGCTCGACGGGCGGACGCCCCGCATCAACGGCGACGACTACCCGACGCCCGACGGCACCTGCGTGCGCGACTACATCCACGTGGCCGACCTCGCCGCCGCCCACGTCGTCGCCGCCCAGCGGCTCGACGCCGGCGAGCCGATCGAGCAGGTGTACAACCTCGGCTCGGGCGACGGCGTGTCCGTCGGCGAGATCATGCGGGCCGTCGCCGAGGTCACCGGCATCGACTTCACCCCCGAGATCGCCGCGCGGCGCGAAGGCGACCCCGCCCGGATCGTGGCCTCGGGCGACCTCGCGGCCCGCGACCTCGACTGGCGGATGCGGCATTCGCTCACCCAGATGGTCGAGAGCGCGTGGGAGGCCCGCCGCGCGGCATCCGACGCCTGA
- a CDS encoding DUF5719 family protein, with translation MRLDRKQALNLGGRALAFLGAAALAVGAVGAAALLPWPDHRIAPPAVLVQPAESRQQRVCPGPLLALGEDAAAATTASSIGSADLVTAAEPPDAVLEETPLAAPENPFAADDGTPIAIAAEPGTVDAGMLAGAQSQAVATETAGGFAATACGEAVSDAWLVAGATTLGRSGLVLLSNPTAVAATVDVRVFGETGPVDAPSALGLIVPAGSQRVLSLAGLAPNVASPVVHVTSAGGAIAASLEHSVVVGLAPAGIELTGPTAAPATSQVIPGFVVPQTGGVEASEDHADGDDHPAVRLYAPGGEAAEVSIALVAESGSGGTTIEATMEAGRVLDVPLGVLDQGVYTVRVESDAPVVAAARATVGGTRGQTDAAAPSDLAWTVATAPLLDSAVVAVPDGPSPTLWLVNPDGESVDVSVTLDGAERTVSVPGGAGASVPLDGATAAVLDGSSGLHATVAFSGDDELASFGVQPPGPLDSPLEVYPQ, from the coding sequence ATGCGTCTTGACCGCAAGCAGGCCCTGAACCTCGGCGGACGCGCGCTCGCCTTCCTCGGAGCGGCCGCACTCGCCGTCGGCGCCGTCGGCGCTGCAGCGCTCCTTCCGTGGCCCGACCACCGCATCGCCCCGCCGGCCGTGCTCGTCCAACCGGCGGAGAGCCGCCAGCAGCGCGTCTGTCCCGGGCCGCTCCTCGCACTCGGCGAGGATGCCGCGGCCGCGACCACCGCCTCGTCGATCGGCTCGGCCGACCTCGTGACCGCTGCGGAACCGCCCGACGCGGTGCTCGAGGAGACGCCCCTCGCGGCACCCGAGAATCCCTTCGCGGCCGACGACGGGACGCCCATCGCGATCGCGGCCGAGCCGGGCACCGTGGATGCCGGCATGCTGGCCGGTGCCCAGTCGCAGGCGGTCGCAACCGAGACCGCGGGCGGTTTCGCGGCCACCGCGTGCGGCGAGGCCGTCTCCGACGCCTGGCTGGTCGCCGGCGCCACGACGCTCGGCCGGAGCGGCCTCGTGCTGCTGTCGAATCCGACCGCCGTCGCCGCCACGGTCGACGTGCGCGTGTTCGGGGAGACGGGCCCGGTCGATGCGCCCTCCGCGCTCGGCCTGATCGTGCCGGCGGGCAGCCAGCGCGTGCTCTCGCTCGCCGGACTCGCGCCCAACGTGGCCTCGCCCGTGGTGCACGTCACGAGCGCCGGGGGAGCGATCGCCGCGAGCCTCGAGCACTCCGTCGTGGTCGGACTGGCTCCGGCGGGCATAGAGCTCACCGGCCCGACGGCGGCGCCCGCGACCAGCCAGGTGATCCCCGGATTCGTGGTGCCGCAGACCGGCGGCGTCGAGGCATCGGAGGACCATGCGGACGGCGACGATCATCCGGCGGTGCGGCTGTACGCGCCGGGCGGCGAGGCGGCCGAGGTCTCGATCGCACTCGTCGCGGAGTCGGGTTCGGGCGGCACCACGATCGAGGCCACGATGGAGGCCGGGCGCGTGCTCGACGTGCCGCTCGGCGTGCTCGACCAGGGCGTGTACACCGTACGCGTGGAGTCCGACGCCCCGGTCGTCGCGGCGGCCAGGGCGACCGTCGGCGGCACCCGGGGCCAGACGGATGCCGCTGCGCCCTCCGACCTCGCCTGGACCGTCGCGACGGCGCCGCTCCTCGACTCCGCTGTGGTCGCGGTGCCCGACGGCCCGTCGCCCACGCTCTGGCTCGTGAATCCCGACGGCGAGTCGGTGGACGTGAGCGTCACCCTCGACGGCGCTGAGCGCACCGTGTCCGTGCCCGGTGGGGCCGGGGCATCCGTGCCGCTCGACGGGGCGACCGCTGCGGTGCTCGACGGCAGCTCTGGCCTGCATGCCACGGTCGCCTTCTCGGGCGACGACGAGCTGGCCTCGTTCGGCGTGCAGCCGCCCGGACCGCTGGACTCACCACTGGAGGTCTACCCGCAATGA
- a CDS encoding DUF3499 family protein: MRRCSRTACAAEAVATLTFDYADSMAVLGPLAFAPEPHGYDLCRRHAERTSAPVGWQVVRHVSLGEVGFKA; encoded by the coding sequence ATGAGACGTTGTTCGCGCACCGCATGCGCCGCCGAAGCGGTCGCGACGCTGACGTTCGACTACGCCGACTCGATGGCGGTGCTCGGCCCGCTGGCCTTCGCGCCCGAGCCGCACGGCTACGACCTGTGCCGCCGGCACGCCGAGCGCACGTCGGCCCCCGTGGGCTGGCAGGTCGTGCGGCACGTGTCACTCGGTGAGGTAGGTTTCAAGGCATGA
- the ahcY gene encoding adenosylhomocysteinase, with amino-acid sequence MTTSPVTTALPFKVADLALSEAGRHQLRLAENEMPGLMALRDEFGASKPLAGARIAGSLHMTVQTAVLIETLVALGAQVRWASCNIFSTQDEAAAAVVVGPDGTVDDPKGVPVFAWKGETLEEYWWCTDRIFDWSAEAVQAGADWIGPNMILDDGGDATLLVHQGREFESAGEVPEATDATSHEFRVVLDTLRRSLELSADRWTRIADELQGVTEETTTGVHRLYELHANGELLFPAINVNDSVTKSKFDNKYGIRHSLPDGLNRATDVLMGGKVAFVAGYGDVGKGAAEALRGQGARVIVSEIDPINALQAAMDGYQVSRLESVIGEIDILVTGTGNKDVVRLDHLLGLKHLAVVANVGHFDNEIDMAGLESLEGAERIEIKPQVHEWRLPTGRSVLVLSEGRLMNLGNATGHPSFVMSNSFTNQVLAQIELWTRPDAYPVGVYVLPKHLDEKVARLHLDALGVELTELTPEQAAYIGVPVEGPYKVDHYRY; translated from the coding sequence ATGACGACGTCGCCTGTCACCACTGCCCTCCCGTTCAAGGTCGCCGACCTCGCACTGTCCGAAGCCGGCCGACACCAGCTGCGGCTGGCCGAGAACGAGATGCCGGGGCTCATGGCCCTCCGCGACGAGTTCGGAGCCTCCAAGCCACTCGCCGGCGCGCGCATCGCGGGCAGCCTGCACATGACGGTGCAGACGGCGGTGCTCATCGAGACCCTCGTCGCGCTCGGCGCCCAGGTGCGCTGGGCGAGCTGCAACATCTTCTCCACCCAGGACGAGGCCGCGGCCGCCGTCGTGGTCGGCCCGGACGGCACCGTCGACGACCCCAAGGGCGTCCCGGTGTTCGCGTGGAAGGGCGAGACGCTCGAGGAGTACTGGTGGTGCACCGACCGCATCTTCGACTGGAGCGCGGAGGCCGTGCAGGCGGGCGCCGACTGGATCGGTCCGAACATGATCCTCGACGACGGTGGCGACGCCACCCTCCTCGTGCATCAGGGCCGTGAGTTCGAGTCGGCGGGCGAGGTGCCGGAGGCGACGGATGCCACGAGCCACGAGTTCCGCGTCGTGCTCGACACGTTGCGCCGCAGCCTCGAACTGAGCGCCGACCGCTGGACCCGCATCGCCGACGAGCTGCAGGGCGTCACCGAGGAGACGACGACGGGTGTGCACCGCCTCTACGAGCTGCACGCCAACGGAGAGCTGCTCTTCCCCGCCATCAACGTCAACGACTCGGTCACGAAGTCGAAGTTCGACAACAAGTACGGCATCCGTCATTCGCTGCCCGACGGCCTGAACCGCGCCACCGACGTGCTCATGGGCGGCAAGGTCGCGTTCGTCGCCGGCTACGGCGACGTGGGCAAGGGGGCTGCCGAGGCGCTGCGCGGTCAGGGCGCCCGCGTCATCGTGAGCGAGATCGACCCGATCAACGCGCTGCAGGCCGCCATGGACGGCTACCAGGTGTCGCGGCTCGAGTCGGTCATCGGCGAGATCGACATCCTCGTGACGGGCACCGGCAACAAGGACGTCGTCCGCCTCGACCACCTCCTCGGCTTGAAGCACCTCGCCGTGGTCGCGAACGTCGGCCACTTCGACAACGAGATCGACATGGCGGGGCTCGAGTCCCTCGAGGGTGCGGAGCGCATCGAGATCAAGCCGCAGGTGCACGAGTGGCGCCTGCCCACCGGGCGCAGCGTGCTCGTGCTGAGCGAGGGGCGGCTCATGAACCTCGGCAACGCCACGGGGCATCCCTCGTTCGTGATGTCGAACTCGTTCACGAACCAGGTGCTCGCGCAGATCGAGCTCTGGACCCGGCCCGACGCGTACCCCGTGGGCGTCTACGTGCTCCCGAAGCACCTCGATGAGAAGGTCGCGCGCCTGCACCTCGACGCGCTCGGCGTCGAGCTCACCGAGCTCACCCCCGAGCAGGCCGCCTACATCGGCGTGCCGGTCGAGGGACCCTACAAGGTCGATCACTACCGCTACTGA